The window AATTTATTAATGGTGCGGATAGCAAAAACATTAAAATTACAAATTCGAAAGGGGAACCCATTGTGGTTCCTTCTTTACCTGGTGAAAACCAAGCACCAGTAGTAAAGAAAAGTATTCCAAGTCAAACAGTTAAAACCGGAGAGTCCATTTCGATCCTATTAACAGATCATTTTGCAGACCCAGAAAACCAAGTATTAACTTTTTCTTCCACTTTAGGAACGATTGAAGGTTCTACGTTAAAACTTAAACTTACAGAAGGAAGCCACATTGTAGGAGTTACTGCTACAGATGGTGAAAAAAGTGTAACGACAAGCTTCAGTGTACTTGTAACTTCCGCTAGCTCACCTTCCGATGACTATTATAAAGATGCTATCGGTAAAGAAGGGCAAGCGTTAAAAGCTGCACTACATGAAATAATTGACGACCATACTCAACTTTCTTATGACCAAGTATGGGAAGCATTACGTGAAACAGATGAGGATCCGAATAATACAAACAATGTCATCTTGTTTTACTCTGGAGTATCACGCTCTAAAAATGCCAATGGTGGAAATGTAGGACAGTGGAACCGAGAACACACATGGGCTAAATCACATGGGAACTTCGGTACAAGTAAAGGACCAGGGACCGATGTCCACCATCTTAGACCTACAGACGTACAAGTGAATAGTTCAAGAGGAAACTTGGATTTTGATAACGGTGGCAGTCCGATAAATAATTGTGACGAATGTAAACGTTCCTCTAACTCTTTTGAGCCACCAAATCGTGTCAAAGGCGATGTTGCTCGAATCCTCTTTTACATGGCAACACGTTATGAACAAGGCGATAAAGTAGATTTAGAACTAAACGAAAAGCTTGGCAATGGAAGCGCACCCTACCACGGAAAGCTTTCAACCCTACTAAAATGGCACGAGCAAGACCCAGTCGATGAATTCGAGCGCAATCGCAATAACATCATTCAAAAATGGCAAGGAAATCGTAATCCATTCATCGATCACCCAGAATGGGCAACATCAATCTGGAACTAACTTAGATTTTTTTATGGTGCTATGTTATCAAACAATTCTGGATTCAATAAGAACCTTTAACTGATTAAAGTCCTGTAGAGAGACCTCTCTGCAGGGCTTTTTATATGTACCTGACATGCTTTCAGTCGAGAGAAATTCGGCTCTTACTAGAGACCACTCCATGAACGAGAGAGATTGGCACCTATACGAGAGCGAACTGGCTTTATACGAGAGAGCCACCATCCGAACGAGAGAGATCGGCACCTATACGAGAGCGAACCGGCTTTATACGAGAGGGCCACCACCCTATACGAGAGCCAAACCCAAAACCCCCAGCCCTAGAACTCAACAAATTCCCCAAACCCAAAATATCAATCACTTAATTTTTTCATAGCATGGCCCATTCATTCATACAATGTATCAGTATCACGTTAAACATTGGTGAATCTGGTGTTTTAACAAAAATCCTAATGATACATGTAGAAAGGATGCGGTCTTTTTAAGAACATGTAGAAATGATGTGGCACAAATTTGCTGAACAGGGGGAAATCTAATGAAGAAGAAAAAAATGTTTAACAAAGCCTTTAGTGCGTTCCTAATCTTTATGATGGTCTTTGCAATGTTAGCTCCAACAAGTGTGTTTGCTAACACGGAAAAGACACCGTTCAAATCACAGGGACCAAGCGAAAGCACATTAGCATTGAAAGCGGCTATCGCTGAACAACTAAGTCTGACAAATAATGGTCCAACACTTCACAAAGATTTACAAGGATTAACTGGGGATGAAGAAGTAGCGGTAATCGTTCATCTTTCGGAAAAACCTGTTGCACTTGAAAAAGGTATAAGAGAGTTAGCGGGCAAAAGTTTCTCGAAATCAGAGGCAAGTGCCGTGAAAGCGAAAGTAATTTCACAGCAGGCATCTGTAAAAAAAGAGATGAACAATAAAATGATTTCTTATAAAGAAATTTTCTCGTATGACACAGTATTAAACGGATTTGCAGCTAACGTAAAAGCTAGTGATCTTGTTAAGCTACTTAATGTCAATGGCGTTACATTGGTTGAGCCAGACACAACTGTGTATGCAATGGAAGATTCAAGTTCATTAGAACCAGTTGAAAATGACACAACAGTTGATGCTGCGATGAATACTAGTATTTCCTTCCTCGGGATTGAAAAGCTTTGGGAAGAGGGAATTGAAGGGCAAGGTATTAAAGTAGCGGTACTTGATACAGGTATTGATGCAGATCATCCAGAATTTGCAGGAATTTATAAAGGTGGAAAGAACTTCATCCCGAACTCGGCCGTTTATACGAGAACTCGTGCAGATGATGATGCATCTGAAACTTCACCTGTAGAACGTCCAGCAGGAACTCCTGAGTTTAATGAAAGAGGAAGTGCATTCTATACTTCTCACGGTACCCATGTTGCAGGTACAATCGCAGCAATTGGTGCGAACGAATATGGCATTAAAGGGATAGCACCTAAAGTGGATCTTTACGCTTACCGTGTGCTTGGAGCATATGGAAGCGGATCTAATTCAGGTATTGTAAAAGCGATTGACACAGCAGTGATAGAGGGTATGGATGTTATCAACTTATCTCTAGGCGGAGGATCAAACACTGAAACCGATGCCGGATCCTTTGCGATCAACAACGCTATGATGGCGGGAACAATTGGTGTACTTGCAACTGGTAACGATGGACCTAACCGAGGAACAATATCTCCTCCGGCTACATCGCGTTTGGGTATCGCAGTTGGTAACACAACTAACCCAGAAACAATGTATAACGGTGAGATAAATGTTACAGTTGGAGACTACAACTTGACGAAACAACTTCAACTAATGGGGTCTACTTTCGGTAAAGACTTAGCAACACAACTTCAAGGAGAGTTTGACTTAGTAGCCGTTCCTGGAAACGGTGAAGCAAAAGATTACCAAGGTATTGATGTAGACGGTAAAGTTGCATTGATCTCACGTGGCAGCATTGCATTTGTTGATAAAATTGCATATGCCAAAGAAAATGGAGCAGTAGCAGCAATTATCCATAACTTTGCAGGCGGTACGAACGCACCGAACGCATCTGGAACATTCTTAGGGGATTCCTTTGCATTTATTCCAACCTATGATATGTCCCAAACAGATGGCGATGCAATTCGTGCAGCGTTAAATGGTGGAGAAGGAAAAGTTTCTTTTGGTAATTTTGACTCCGCAAAAACTCTTGGAGATGATGTAAATGACTCGAGTTCACGTGGACCATCTACTCCAAACTTTGATATTAAGCCGGATGTAAGTGCACCTGGCACGAACATTATGTCTACCATTCCAATGTACAAAGCGGATTTCCCAGATGTTGTTTATAATGAAGCATTTGATCGTAAAACTGGAACGTCAATGGCAACACCGCATATTGCTGGTATCGCAGCACTTGTCAAACAAGCAAATCCAGATTGGAATGCATTTGACGTAAAGGTAGCCCTTTCTAATACAGCAAAAATACTTGATAAAACAAAATACGATGTATTCGCTCAAGGTGCAGGTCGTGTTGATGCATACGCGGCAGCCCACCCAAGTGTACTTGCTTATGCAGTAGACACGGCTGTTCAAAACGCAAGTGGAACAATCGTTGAAAACTTGAAGGGCACTGTAACATTTGGACCGCAATCTTTAGAGGAAGATATTTCAGTTACAAAGGAAATACTAGTCAAAGATATTCAAGGTATTGGTGGAGAATACAAAGTAACGGTTGATGTTACAAAAGAATTTAGCGACGCGACTGTAACTGTTGATAAACCTACCTTTACATTAGATGGAGAAGAATTGTTAACAGTGACGTTGACTGCGTCCAAAAATGCTGCTGCAAAAGCAGGGGATGAAATTCTAGGATACATTCACATTACACCAGCTGATGAAACTAAAACTGAAACCTCCCTTTCTGTAGACAAAACAGAACTGAACATGAAAACAGGAGACAAACTACAACTGAATGTAAAAGAAACAACAACATCAGTAGAAAATGAATACACGGAAATTTCATTGCCATTCGCTGCAGACTTTGGTGGAGAAGCAGCAACGGAAATTAGAAATATGAGCATTAATGAAACAGACTTGTCGTTTGATGGAGACGGTGTGCAAGATAAAGCTGATCTCACATTCACATTGACAGGTGCGGTTGGCCTTCACTTTGTAGAAGTTTGGGATATCATGAATCCTGACGGCGGAGAATACGGGGATGGGTACATCGGATACTTACATGCTGCGAATTCACTTGGAGCAGGATCTTGGAAGCTCACTGTTAACGGAATATACCAGCCTTGGAGTGAAGAACCTGTAACAATTATTCCTGATGGTCTATACACATTTGACTTCAATGCTTACGATGATAATATTTTTGACTATGTAGGACCAATCGTCGTGAAAACTACTGACCCAGAAATTACTGGTGCAGTAACTGAAGGGGTAGTAACAGGTCAAGTAACAGACAAATATATTGATTATAATGAAGAATTATCTTTATATGGTTTAGAGTACGATCTAAATGAAAAATTAAATGCATCGTATATTGCTACAGTAAATGGTGTAGAAACGGCAGCAGTTGACTTTGATTTGGATCAAGATGGAAGCTTCTCATTCCCAGTGACAGCTGAAACTGAATCAGTAAAAGTAATTATTAAAGACGCAGCTGGTAACATAGGGGAGCAAGTTATTGAAGGTGTAGTTCTACCAACAGAGCCAGTAAAACCAGAGGCACCAGCAACACCTGAGGAAGGAACAACACCAGAAGAACCAGCGACTCCTGAAGAAGGAACTACGCCAGAAGAACCAGCAACACCAGAAGAACCTGTAGTACCTGAAGATCCAGCAGACTCGGGGCTTAATTCGGCTAAAACTGTAAGTATTGCTTCTCTTGAGTCAAACGAAATTCCAAAGCTGACACTCGTATCGCCATATGAAAATTCAGTTCCAGCAAGCGAACCAGTTCAATCTAATAACAACATTACAGATGGTCCACCAAGCTACGGCACATTCGAGTCAGATACAGTTAAAGATGTTACAAAAGATGCGACGTACACAGTAGCAGATCCAAAAGTAGCTACTGTAACAGATGGTTTAGTTACTGCTAAAGCAGCAGGTAAAACAACTATTACTGTAAAATATGGTGGCAATGAAAAAACGGTAAACGTAACAGTTACAAATCCACCAACAGACCCAGGAAATCCTGGAAATGGAGGCGGTGGCGGAAACCCGGGTACATCTAATCCAGGAACGGGTAATCCAGGTCCAGTTAAACCTACACCACCAGTGACACCAACGCCATCACCAATTATATTTACAGACGTACCTGCTAAACATTGGGCAGCGGATTATATCCAAAAAGCTGCATTATTAGGCTTCATGAAAGGATATCCAGATGGCTCATTCAGACCAGAGCAATCTTTGACACGTGCACAAGCAACTTCCTTAATCGTTCGTGCATTAAAATTAGAAACACAAGAAGCAGCACCGTTTGAAGATATCGCGAATTTTGCGGCTGAAACAAAATCGGAAATTGCTGCGGGCTATAAATACGGCATTATCAAAGGAGATAATGGTAAATTTAAGCCTTCTGAAAAAGTAACGCGTGCACAGCTTGCTTTAATGATTGAACGCGCATATGCATTCAAAACAGGCAAAAAGTACACGGCTACTAAAATAGCACCATTCTCAGATATCGCTGCCTACGACGAAGAAACGATCAAT is drawn from Psychrobacillus sp. INOP01 and contains these coding sequences:
- a CDS encoding S8 family serine peptidase; this encodes MKKKKMFNKAFSAFLIFMMVFAMLAPTSVFANTEKTPFKSQGPSESTLALKAAIAEQLSLTNNGPTLHKDLQGLTGDEEVAVIVHLSEKPVALEKGIRELAGKSFSKSEASAVKAKVISQQASVKKEMNNKMISYKEIFSYDTVLNGFAANVKASDLVKLLNVNGVTLVEPDTTVYAMEDSSSLEPVENDTTVDAAMNTSISFLGIEKLWEEGIEGQGIKVAVLDTGIDADHPEFAGIYKGGKNFIPNSAVYTRTRADDDASETSPVERPAGTPEFNERGSAFYTSHGTHVAGTIAAIGANEYGIKGIAPKVDLYAYRVLGAYGSGSNSGIVKAIDTAVIEGMDVINLSLGGGSNTETDAGSFAINNAMMAGTIGVLATGNDGPNRGTISPPATSRLGIAVGNTTNPETMYNGEINVTVGDYNLTKQLQLMGSTFGKDLATQLQGEFDLVAVPGNGEAKDYQGIDVDGKVALISRGSIAFVDKIAYAKENGAVAAIIHNFAGGTNAPNASGTFLGDSFAFIPTYDMSQTDGDAIRAALNGGEGKVSFGNFDSAKTLGDDVNDSSSRGPSTPNFDIKPDVSAPGTNIMSTIPMYKADFPDVVYNEAFDRKTGTSMATPHIAGIAALVKQANPDWNAFDVKVALSNTAKILDKTKYDVFAQGAGRVDAYAAAHPSVLAYAVDTAVQNASGTIVENLKGTVTFGPQSLEEDISVTKEILVKDIQGIGGEYKVTVDVTKEFSDATVTVDKPTFTLDGEELLTVTLTASKNAAAKAGDEILGYIHITPADETKTETSLSVDKTELNMKTGDKLQLNVKETTTSVENEYTEISLPFAADFGGEAATEIRNMSINETDLSFDGDGVQDKADLTFTLTGAVGLHFVEVWDIMNPDGGEYGDGYIGYLHAANSLGAGSWKLTVNGIYQPWSEEPVTIIPDGLYTFDFNAYDDNIFDYVGPIVVKTTDPEITGAVTEGVVTGQVTDKYIDYNEELSLYGLEYDLNEKLNASYIATVNGVETAAVDFDLDQDGSFSFPVTAETESVKVIIKDAAGNIGEQVIEGVVLPTEPVKPEAPATPEEGTTPEEPATPEEGTTPEEPATPEEPVVPEDPADSGLNSAKTVSIASLESNEIPKLTLVSPYENSVPASEPVQSNNNITDGPPSYGTFESDTVKDVTKDATYTVADPKVATVTDGLVTAKAAGKTTITVKYGGNEKTVNVTVTNPPTDPGNPGNGGGGGNPGTSNPGTGNPGPVKPTPPVTPTPSPIIFTDVPAKHWAADYIQKAALLGFMKGYPDGSFRPEQSLTRAQATSLIVRALKLETQEAAPFEDIANFAAETKSEIAAGYKYGIIKGDNGKFKPSEKVTRAQLALMIERAYAFKTGKKYTATKIAPFSDIAAYDEETINAISMLYELQVVNGSDGKFNPSHPTTRAQAAKIFTNFMGGLK